Proteins encoded together in one Rhodospirillaceae bacterium window:
- a CDS encoding peptidoglycan -binding protein, whose protein sequence is MSRRRARPMEAWPGYVDVLSTLLMVIVFVLMVFVVAQMFLSLALSGRDDALAKLNAQISEIASMLAMEKKTAEDLKAQLSQLSGELASSTAERDEMKNQLNVVIGERDAANRQAAMNADQAKKLAEAYQTIDADRERITALLSDIAALESLKDEMQQKILGSDAEKQKITDEAKFQVELLNKQMLALREELSRITAALDASEQKAKDQEVQIVDLGNRLNAALASKVEELARYRSEFFGRLREVLGDRQDIRIVGDRFVFQSEILFDSGSAVLGDAGKSQLDDLATTLILLSMDIPKDLDWVLRIDGHTDKRPIFTAQFPSNWELSTARAVAVAKYLISRGLPPERMVTAGYAEFRPLDPADNDEAYNKNRRIEFKLDQR, encoded by the coding sequence ATGAGCCGCCGTCGCGCTCGTCCGATGGAAGCCTGGCCGGGCTATGTCGATGTGCTCTCGACCCTGCTCATGGTCATCGTCTTCGTGCTCATGGTCTTCGTCGTGGCGCAGATGTTCCTCAGCCTCGCTTTGTCCGGTCGTGACGATGCGCTCGCCAAATTGAACGCCCAGATCAGCGAGATCGCCAGCATGCTGGCGATGGAGAAGAAGACCGCCGAGGATCTGAAGGCCCAGCTCTCCCAGCTTTCCGGGGAGCTCGCCAGTTCCACCGCCGAGCGCGACGAGATGAAGAACCAGCTCAATGTCGTGATCGGCGAGCGCGATGCCGCCAACCGCCAGGCCGCCATGAATGCCGACCAGGCGAAGAAGCTGGCCGAGGCCTATCAGACCATCGATGCCGACCGCGAACGCATCACCGCCCTCCTCTCCGACATAGCGGCCCTTGAGAGCCTCAAGGACGAGATGCAGCAGAAGATTTTAGGCAGCGACGCCGAAAAGCAGAAGATCACCGACGAAGCCAAATTCCAGGTCGAGCTCCTCAACAAGCAGATGCTGGCACTCCGCGAGGAGCTCTCGCGCATCACCGCGGCCCTCGACGCCTCCGAGCAGAAGGCCAAGGACCAGGAGGTCCAGATCGTCGACCTCGGCAACCGCTTGAACGCGGCGCTGGCCTCCAAGGTCGAAGAGCTGGCGCGCTACCGCTCCGAATTCTTCGGGCGCCTCCGCGAAGTGCTGGGCGACCGCCAGGACATCCGCATCGTCGGCGACCGTTTCGTGTTCCAGTCCGAAATCCTGTTCGACAGCGGCTCGGCCGTCCTGGGGGATGCCGGCAAGTCGCAGCTCGATGATCTGGCGACCACCCTCATCCTTCTCTCCATGGACATCCCCAAGGATCTCGACTGGGTCCTGCGCATCGACGGCCACACCGACAAGCGCCCGATCTTCACGGCGCAGTTCCCCTCGAACTGGGAACTCTCGACCGCGCGCGCCGTGGCGGTCGCCAAATATCTCATTAGTCGCGGCCTGCCGCCGGAGCGCATGGTGACGGCCGGCTACGCCGAGTTCCGCCCGCTCGACCCGGCCGACAATGACGAAGCCTACAACAAGAACCGCAGGATCGAGTTCAAGCTGGATCAGCGGTAG
- a CDS encoding pentapeptide repeat-containing protein, translated as MRHIRKLLIAALLLATAAPAAACMGGSVQADDILAAGDLIAEGTVTSVEITPGSPCLGTAKEMVAACPDVDDTTCRAPFKARLKGCPEAVPDFSSTVTELQLADVWKGPETATLTLHYAEGNGMNCGPRLKVGDRIALIAQRQEDGTWSTADYLIAPFGTFSTTDRDFGRVAQPILAAYRAETRALSAELAQRPDDIDLNLRLGAHLEQGHEPDAAITLYRRLLESDPALTGAHAGIVRSLQLGRDYSAALAAAEAGLQLVPNDPVLEMLRRRQILLLGKDIDPQTVDFRGFEGWHLRLGGQDLRGLDFSGARLGGTSFANSKLDGANFTGAKLTSVDFRRTSMNEVNLRDADVRSATFYHASLRNADFRQSQPGRSLWVAEFINSDLSGARFAGNKIIFDRGRGEDSGLGAVMKKADLTGTTLSCVPLTLDHFADRHPADSERVWRNSLRELVIIHDIATRGIDITLDDSCSAAIAHDLALPESCQPWKVPPDAKGCALLPE; from the coding sequence ATGCGCCATATCCGCAAGCTGCTCATAGCGGCCCTTCTCCTTGCCACGGCGGCGCCGGCTGCGGCCTGCATGGGCGGCAGCGTTCAGGCTGACGATATTCTCGCGGCCGGCGACCTCATCGCCGAAGGGACCGTGACCTCGGTCGAGATCACGCCGGGATCACCCTGTCTCGGCACAGCCAAGGAGATGGTGGCGGCCTGTCCCGATGTCGATGACACGACCTGCCGGGCGCCGTTCAAGGCGCGTTTGAAAGGATGCCCCGAAGCGGTTCCGGATTTCTCCTCCACCGTCACCGAACTGCAGCTTGCCGACGTCTGGAAAGGCCCTGAAACGGCGACGCTGACGCTGCATTATGCTGAAGGCAATGGCATGAATTGCGGCCCCAGGCTGAAAGTGGGCGACCGGATCGCGCTCATCGCCCAGCGCCAGGAAGACGGCACGTGGTCGACCGCCGACTACCTCATCGCCCCCTTCGGCACCTTCAGCACGACGGACCGTGATTTCGGGCGGGTGGCACAGCCGATCCTCGCCGCCTATCGCGCCGAGACCAGGGCGCTTTCCGCCGAGCTTGCCCAGCGGCCGGATGATATCGATCTCAACCTCCGCCTTGGCGCACATCTCGAACAGGGCCATGAACCGGATGCGGCCATCACCCTCTATCGCCGGCTGCTCGAGAGCGATCCGGCCCTCACCGGCGCCCATGCCGGCATCGTGCGCAGCCTGCAGCTGGGCCGGGATTACAGCGCGGCGCTGGCGGCGGCCGAAGCCGGCCTGCAGCTGGTGCCGAACGATCCGGTGCTCGAGATGCTGAGGCGCCGCCAGATCCTGCTCCTCGGCAAGGATATCGACCCGCAGACGGTGGATTTTCGTGGGTTCGAGGGGTGGCACCTGCGTCTCGGCGGACAGGATCTGCGCGGCCTCGATTTCAGCGGCGCCCGCCTCGGCGGTACGTCCTTCGCCAATTCAAAGCTCGACGGCGCGAACTTCACCGGCGCGAAACTGACCAGTGTGGACTTCCGCCGCACCTCGATGAATGAAGTCAATTTGCGCGATGCGGATGTGCGATCGGCAACCTTCTACCATGCCAGCCTGCGCAACGCCGATTTCCGGCAGTCGCAGCCGGGGCGCAGCCTCTGGGTCGCCGAGTTCATCAACAGCGACCTCAGCGGCGCCCGCTTTGCCGGCAATAAGATCATCTTCGACCGGGGACGCGGCGAGGATTCCGGCTTGGGTGCCGTGATGAAGAAAGCCGACCTCACCGGGACGACGCTCTCCTGCGTGCCGCTCACCCTCGATCATTTTGCCGACAGGCATCCGGCGGATAGCGAGCGGGTGTGGCGCAACAGCCTGCGTGAACTCGTCATCATCCATGATATCGCAACCAGGGGAATTGACATCACGCTGGACGACAGTTGCAGCGCCGCGATCGCGCATGACCTGGCCCTGCCGGAATCCTGCCAGCCCTGGAAAGTCCCGCCCGACGCCAAAGGTTGCGCCCTGCTACCCGAGTGA
- a CDS encoding DUF3088 domain-containing protein — MTAQRDRLFLLRPGFADPAFPGQIFYCWHCALLEGVLASFPDRARLLDVVRIAWPRPREALVALVGAENQSVPLLVLAGDAPPGLETGRHGQVRFIAGKDAILSALSQRHGFPSPHP, encoded by the coding sequence GTGACTGCCCAGCGCGACCGCCTGTTCCTGCTGCGGCCGGGTTTTGCCGATCCGGCCTTTCCGGGTCAGATCTTCTACTGCTGGCATTGTGCGCTGCTGGAAGGGGTGCTGGCCTCCTTCCCGGATCGCGCGCGGCTGCTCGACGTGGTGCGGATCGCCTGGCCGCGGCCGCGCGAGGCCCTGGTGGCGCTGGTCGGCGCCGAAAACCAGTCCGTGCCGCTGCTGGTCCTGGCCGGCGACGCGCCCCCGGGATTGGAAACGGGGCGTCATGGGCAGGTGCGCTTCATTGCCGGCAAGGATGCCATCCTCTCGGCCCTGAGCCAGCGGCACGGCTTTCCCTCACCCCATCCCTGA
- a CDS encoding response regulator, with translation MANILVVEDMAGVQLAISSMLRRAGHTVVIAANGEQGIAQLKQATFELVITDMLMPGVDGTEVLVGVLAMPNRPPVIAMSGGGAGVSAEAALLAAKVNADAFLQKPFEKADLLAVVDRLLAKSAA, from the coding sequence ATGGCGAATATTCTAGTTGTCGAGGACATGGCAGGCGTGCAGCTCGCCATCAGCAGCATGCTGCGCCGGGCCGGGCACACCGTGGTCATCGCGGCGAATGGCGAACAGGGCATCGCCCAGTTGAAACAGGCGACATTCGAGCTGGTCATTACCGACATGCTGATGCCTGGCGTCGACGGCACCGAAGTTCTGGTCGGAGTCCTCGCGATGCCGAACCGTCCGCCCGTCATCGCGATGTCCGGCGGTGGTGCCGGCGTATCTGCCGAGGCCGCCTTGCTGGCCGCCAAAGTAAACGCCGACGCCTTCCTCCAGAAGCCATTTGAAAAGGCTGATTTGCTGGCGGTGGTCGATCGCCTGCTGGCCAAATCTGCGGCGTGA
- a CDS encoding PAS-domain containing protein — MLAAAVICFLASFTAFSLIARSAEAAVGVRIWWKVAASFAVGSGIWATHFIAMLAYSTDIPHRFNAPLTLASILVAILLAGLGIELFVRPGRHMQRIGGATIGLGIGAMHYIGMAAWKIQGTIAYDTDYVMASLLFGIVGGGLATWIASTRTGINSRLTAATMLTLAICAMHFTGITAMSFTYDPTMPVPPALVSPDVLAVAVSTVILLILSLCLGGAILDDQLASRAARQAAREMANLKAEIEQRKAAQVELQHHRDNLERDVALRTAALAASEARLADAIETLPEAFVLFDAADRLVVCNAAYRALSETTTLYAKPGVTYEELIDFAVKLGDHDLEGQDTVLWMKARIAQRRAVGSEPVRSEQTRPDGRSFEIHERRMADGGLVTIQTDVTETRRRISLVAERDKLAALGQLAGGVAHEINNLLQPALTLPELVRDSVPADDLDAQEFLDVIVDSVKKARDIVRKILLFARKEEASLQTADLVAEVVATLKFIRDLLPPGIELRPRFGADEQMAVFNKTELTQVLSNLIINAAHATGDKGTIDIELGQALLSADQIRTLGLRRDVPYATVSITDKGSGMNKATQMRIFEPFFTTKPLGVGTGLGLSVVLGILRSWNGAIAVDSMLGYGTTFTLYIPLREMPAAESTTIPEVAQLAR, encoded by the coding sequence GTGCTCGCCGCCGCCGTGATCTGCTTCCTGGCGTCGTTCACGGCGTTCAGCCTCATTGCGCGCAGTGCTGAGGCGGCGGTCGGCGTGCGAATCTGGTGGAAAGTAGCTGCTTCATTCGCCGTAGGCAGCGGCATCTGGGCCACGCATTTCATCGCCATGCTGGCCTATTCCACGGACATACCGCATCGCTTTAACGCTCCTCTTACTCTTGCCTCCATCCTTGTGGCCATTCTTCTCGCCGGCCTCGGCATCGAACTTTTTGTCAGGCCGGGCCGGCATATGCAGCGTATCGGCGGGGCCACGATCGGTCTCGGTATCGGTGCGATGCATTATATCGGTATGGCAGCCTGGAAAATTCAGGGGACGATCGCGTACGACACCGACTACGTGATGGCATCCCTCCTGTTCGGCATTGTGGGCGGTGGTCTTGCCACCTGGATCGCGTCGACCAGAACGGGCATCAATAGCCGCCTGACCGCCGCGACGATGTTGACTCTGGCGATTTGCGCGATGCACTTCACGGGCATAACGGCCATGAGCTTTACCTATGATCCCACGATGCCGGTGCCTCCGGCGCTGGTTAGTCCGGACGTCCTGGCTGTCGCAGTCTCAACTGTCATACTTCTGATCCTGTCGCTCTGTCTTGGCGGTGCCATCCTCGACGACCAGCTGGCATCCCGTGCAGCGCGGCAGGCCGCGCGCGAAATGGCCAATTTGAAAGCCGAGATTGAGCAACGGAAGGCCGCCCAGGTAGAACTGCAGCATCACCGCGACAATCTGGAGCGCGATGTGGCACTGCGTACCGCAGCCCTCGCGGCCAGCGAAGCGCGCCTCGCCGATGCCATCGAAACTCTGCCAGAGGCCTTTGTGCTGTTTGACGCCGCGGACCGCCTGGTGGTCTGCAACGCCGCCTATCGGGCACTCTCTGAGACGACCACGCTCTATGCCAAGCCGGGCGTCACCTATGAGGAACTCATAGACTTCGCGGTAAAGCTCGGCGATCACGACCTGGAAGGACAGGATACGGTTCTTTGGATGAAGGCGCGGATCGCACAGCGGCGCGCCGTGGGCAGCGAACCGGTCCGGAGCGAACAAACGCGCCCCGACGGCCGATCGTTCGAAATCCATGAGCGCCGCATGGCGGACGGTGGTCTTGTGACCATTCAGACCGATGTTACCGAAACGCGTCGCCGCATCTCATTGGTCGCAGAACGGGATAAGTTGGCTGCCTTGGGACAGCTGGCGGGTGGCGTGGCTCACGAGATCAATAATCTGCTGCAGCCAGCCCTTACCCTGCCCGAACTCGTGCGCGACAGCGTGCCCGCGGATGATCTGGATGCGCAGGAATTTCTCGATGTCATCGTCGACAGCGTGAAGAAGGCACGCGACATCGTGCGCAAGATCCTGCTCTTTGCCCGGAAGGAGGAAGCCAGCCTGCAGACAGCCGACCTCGTCGCCGAAGTAGTAGCCACCCTCAAATTCATCCGCGACCTTCTACCCCCTGGGATCGAGCTCCGCCCCAGGTTCGGCGCAGATGAACAGATGGCCGTGTTCAACAAGACCGAACTCACCCAGGTGTTGAGCAACCTTATCATCAATGCTGCCCATGCGACTGGCGACAAGGGCACGATCGATATCGAGCTGGGGCAAGCACTGCTTTCAGCTGACCAGATACGGACCCTCGGACTTCGCAGGGACGTTCCCTATGCGACGGTCTCGATCACCGACAAGGGCAGCGGCATGAACAAGGCGACACAGATGCGCATCTTCGAACCCTTCTTCACGACTAAGCCGTTGGGCGTGGGGACGGGTCTTGGCCTGTCGGTCGTCCTCGGCATCCTGCGCAGCTGGAACGGCGCCATCGCCGTCGACAGCATGCTCGGCTACGGCACCACATTCACGCTTTACATCCCGCTTCGCGAGATGCCGGCAGCGGAAAGCACGACAATACCTGAAGTCGCTCAACTAGCGCGCTGA
- a CDS encoding NAD(P)H-quinone oxidoreductase, whose protein sequence is MTAIEISSFGGPEVLRPAKRPLPQLGPDEVLIKVAAAGINRPDILQRTGGYAPPPGASDLPGLEVAGEIVAVAAGVSGWHVGQQVAALVAGGGYAEYCAAPAPQCLPVPEGFDMIHAAALPETFFTVWTNVFERGGLKAGETFLVHGGSSGIGTTAIQLAHQFGARVITTVGSDEKAASCKQLGADIAINYRKADFVAEVLAATDKKGVDLILDMVGGDYINRNLACLGMDGRLVMIAFLQGAKAEVNFAQVMVKRQTITGSTLRPRSVAQKAGIAKALKAEVWPLLEAGKVKPLIYKTFPLAEAAEAHRLMESSAHTGKIVLTV, encoded by the coding sequence ATGACCGCGATCGAGATCAGCAGCTTTGGCGGACCCGAGGTGCTGCGCCCCGCCAAACGGCCCTTGCCGCAGCTGGGGCCGGACGAGGTCCTGATCAAGGTGGCGGCGGCCGGCATCAACCGGCCCGACATCCTGCAGCGCACGGGTGGCTATGCACCACCGCCGGGTGCCTCGGACCTGCCGGGTCTGGAAGTGGCGGGCGAGATCGTCGCGGTCGCGGCTGGCGTCAGCGGCTGGCATGTGGGCCAACAGGTGGCGGCGCTGGTGGCGGGCGGTGGCTATGCCGAATATTGCGCGGCACCCGCGCCGCAATGCCTGCCCGTGCCTGAGGGCTTCGACATGATCCACGCAGCGGCCCTGCCGGAGACCTTCTTCACCGTCTGGACCAATGTGTTCGAGCGCGGCGGTCTCAAAGCCGGCGAGACCTTCCTGGTCCATGGCGGGTCGAGCGGCATCGGCACCACGGCCATCCAGCTGGCGCACCAGTTCGGCGCGCGCGTCATCACGACGGTTGGCAGCGATGAGAAGGCGGCGTCCTGCAAGCAGCTCGGCGCCGATATCGCGATCAATTACCGCAAGGCGGATTTCGTGGCCGAGGTGCTCGCTGCCACCGACAAAAAGGGCGTCGACCTCATCCTCGACATGGTGGGCGGCGATTACATCAACCGGAACCTGGCGTGCCTGGGGATGGATGGGCGGCTGGTGATGATCGCCTTCCTGCAGGGCGCCAAGGCCGAGGTCAATTTTGCGCAGGTCATGGTGAAGCGGCAGACCATCACCGGCTCCACCCTGCGGCCCCGCTCGGTCGCCCAAAAGGCCGGCATCGCCAAGGCCTTGAAGGCGGAGGTCTGGCCGCTGCTGGAGGCCGGCAAGGTGAAGCCGCTTATCTACAAAACCTTCCCGCTGGCCGAAGCCGCGGAAGCCCATCGCCTGATGGAATCGAGCGCTCATACCGGCAAGATCGTTCTCACGGTTTAG
- a CDS encoding DUF1192 domain-containing protein — MDTDDLDPKTKRPKLRNLDPMGVEELQAYIGELRQEIARIEADIAKKKQHLSAAASLFKS, encoded by the coding sequence ATGGATACCGACGATCTCGACCCCAAGACCAAACGGCCCAAATTGCGCAATCTAGACCCGATGGGTGTCGAGGAGTTGCAGGCCTATATCGGGGAGCTGAGGCAAGAGATCGCTCGGATCGAGGCGGATATCGCGAAAAAGAAGCAGCATCTTTCGGCCGCGGCCAGCCTCTTCAAGAGCTGA
- a CDS encoding Hsp20 family protein: MRSFDLTPLFRSSVGYDRLSRLMDSAARVDEAQLAYPPYNIEQASEDSYRITMAVAGFTEAELTITAQENQLLVSGKPAKDEQAKTYLHRGIAGRAFERRFELADHIRVVGADLANGLLHIDLKREVPEAMKPRTIAITAAKSQPKVIDSQAA; this comes from the coding sequence ATGCGTAGTTTTGATCTCACCCCCCTTTTCCGTTCGTCGGTTGGTTATGACCGCCTGTCGCGCCTGATGGATTCAGCCGCGCGCGTCGACGAAGCCCAACTGGCCTACCCCCCTTACAATATCGAGCAGGCAAGCGAAGATTCCTATCGCATCACCATGGCAGTGGCCGGCTTCACCGAAGCCGAACTGACCATTACGGCGCAGGAAAACCAGTTGCTTGTCTCTGGCAAGCCGGCCAAGGACGAACAGGCCAAGACCTATCTGCATCGCGGCATCGCCGGGCGCGCGTTCGAACGCCGCTTTGAGCTTGCGGATCATATCCGCGTTGTCGGGGCGGATCTTGCCAACGGGCTGCTGCATATCGACCTGAAGCGCGAAGTGCCGGAAGCGATGAAGCCGCGCACGATTGCGATAACGGCGGCCAAGAGCCAGCCCAAGGTGATCGACAGCCAGGCTGCCTGA
- a CDS encoding DUF1465 family protein, translated as MATIEFYDRTMSETMGLLVDARRYLSDRAESDTRGLSIDQGLASSVETMRLVSRLTEALAWLLTHRAVLTGELTLDEALSPERRLGGHTLCGRDTTDDMRTMPPDFQKLMARSLELYQRIAHLDAQVSKRVTQPGESGSWPPERGSGQA; from the coding sequence ATGGCCACGATCGAGTTTTATGACCGCACCATGTCGGAGACGATGGGTCTTCTCGTCGATGCGCGCCGCTATCTCAGCGACCGCGCGGAATCCGACACGCGGGGCCTCAGCATCGACCAGGGTTTGGCGAGTTCAGTTGAAACCATGCGCCTTGTTTCGCGTCTGACCGAGGCGCTGGCCTGGCTGCTCACCCATCGCGCCGTCCTGACCGGGGAATTGACGCTGGATGAAGCCCTGTCGCCAGAACGGCGCCTGGGTGGCCACACACTCTGCGGCCGCGACACAACCGATGACATGCGCACCATGCCGCCCGATTTTCAGAAGCTGATGGCGCGCAGCCTCGAACTGTACCAGCGCATCGCCCATCTTGACGCCCAGGTCAGCAAGCGCGTGACTCAACCCGGCGAAAGCGGTTCCTGGCCACCCGAACGCGGCAGCGGACAAGCCTAG
- a CDS encoding two-component sensor histidine kinase, translating to MTARWSISRRLVLVLTAGLGLLWLGAAALSTIATMHEINEVLDSALQETAQRLLPLATYDLAEHEEEGGHPIGDDVPGHEEYLIYQIRDADGRVVLRSHDAPANPFPVPLVPGFVDHDDRRFYTEIAGDSGYAIQITEVSAHRTETMLDSLFFLAAPMLLLLPLAGITILWTVRRSTTAPIRTMREAIRARSGSNLDMISDDGMPVELAPIVKDVNRLLERLGLALAGERAFAANSAHELRTPVAAALAQLQRLNAELGPSPHRQRIEQIIAALRRLGNLVEKMLQLSRAESGIAMTGERVDLLPVLRLLLDEFDRNAACGGRIRLDPPHVATWMAQIDIDAFAIVLRNLLDNALNHGAADKPVRVFLDHANCLHVVNEGAVVPAPAIPRLTDRFARGDTMAQGSGLGLAIADTIMRQAGGKLELHSPAMGEVDGFEAVICLAVD from the coding sequence GTGACGGCGCGCTGGAGCATTTCGCGCCGCCTGGTGCTGGTCCTCACGGCGGGGCTGGGCCTGCTCTGGCTGGGCGCTGCGGCCCTCTCGACCATCGCCACCATGCATGAAATCAACGAGGTCCTGGACAGCGCCCTCCAGGAAACCGCGCAGCGCCTGCTGCCGCTGGCAACCTACGATCTCGCCGAGCATGAGGAAGAGGGCGGTCATCCGATCGGCGATGATGTGCCAGGCCATGAAGAATATCTGATTTATCAGATCAGGGATGCCGACGGCCGCGTTGTGCTGCGCTCCCACGATGCGCCGGCGAACCCGTTCCCGGTTCCGCTGGTGCCCGGTTTCGTGGATCATGACGATCGCCGCTTCTATACCGAAATCGCCGGGGACAGCGGCTATGCCATCCAGATCACGGAAGTCTCGGCACACCGGACCGAGACCATGCTGGACAGCCTGTTCTTCCTCGCCGCACCCATGCTGCTTCTGCTGCCGCTCGCCGGCATCACCATCTTGTGGACCGTCCGCCGCAGCACGACTGCCCCGATCCGCACCATGCGCGAGGCCATCCGCGCCCGCAGCGGCAGCAATCTCGACATGATTTCTGATGACGGCATGCCGGTCGAGCTGGCGCCGATCGTCAAGGACGTCAACCGGCTGCTGGAGCGCCTGGGGCTGGCCTTGGCCGGCGAGCGGGCTTTCGCCGCCAACAGCGCCCATGAACTGCGCACCCCGGTGGCCGCGGCCCTTGCCCAATTGCAGCGGTTGAACGCCGAGCTCGGCCCCTCGCCGCATCGGCAGCGCATCGAACAGATCATCGCCGCCTTGCGCAGGCTCGGCAATCTGGTCGAAAAAATGCTGCAGCTCTCACGCGCGGAAAGCGGCATCGCCATGACCGGGGAGCGGGTCGACCTGTTGCCAGTGCTGCGCTTGCTGCTGGATGAGTTCGACCGCAACGCGGCCTGCGGCGGACGCATCCGGCTCGATCCGCCCCACGTCGCAACCTGGATGGCGCAGATCGATATCGACGCCTTCGCCATCGTGCTGCGGAACCTGCTCGACAATGCGCTCAATCATGGCGCTGCCGATAAACCCGTGCGGGTGTTCCTCGATCACGCGAATTGCCTCCACGTGGTCAATGAGGGTGCGGTGGTGCCTGCTCCCGCCATCCCGCGCCTGACTGATCGCTTTGCCCGTGGCGACACCATGGCCCAAGGCTCGGGCCTTGGCCTTGCCATTGCCGATACGATCATGCGGCAGGCCGGCGGCAAGCTGGAACTGCATTCGCCGGCGATGGGAGAAGTGGATGGATTTGAGGCGGTGATCTGTCTGGCGGTAGATTGA
- a CDS encoding response regulator transcription factor produces MRVLLIEDEPSLGQAVQEHVTDGGHAVDRVLRLDDADAALRAVDYGLVLLDLHLPDASGLDFLRARRRRGDTRPVIILTARDQIRDRIDGLNAGADDYLVKPFDLDELKARVAAVARRYTGNPSPIQRFGAIEIDQASRQLSRDGKRIELTGREWAILDQLLRRPNSLVSKEQIEEALYPFGAEIENNTIEVHVSRLRKKLGRDFVTTVRGVGYRLGQA; encoded by the coding sequence ATGCGTGTCCTGTTGATCGAAGATGAGCCCAGCCTGGGGCAGGCGGTCCAGGAACATGTCACCGATGGCGGCCACGCCGTCGATCGGGTGCTGCGACTGGATGACGCGGATGCCGCGTTGCGTGCCGTTGATTACGGCCTGGTCCTGCTCGACCTGCATCTGCCCGACGCGTCGGGCCTCGATTTCCTGCGGGCGCGGCGACGGCGCGGCGATACAAGGCCGGTCATCATCCTCACCGCGCGAGACCAGATCCGCGACCGTATCGACGGCTTGAATGCCGGTGCCGACGACTATCTGGTGAAGCCCTTCGACCTCGACGAGTTGAAGGCGCGCGTCGCCGCGGTGGCGCGTCGCTATACCGGCAATCCCAGTCCGATCCAGCGTTTCGGCGCAATCGAGATCGACCAGGCGTCGCGCCAGCTGAGCCGTGACGGCAAGAGAATTGAGCTCACCGGCCGCGAATGGGCAATTCTCGATCAATTGCTGCGCCGTCCCAACTCCCTCGTCAGCAAGGAGCAGATCGAGGAAGCGCTTTATCCCTTCGGCGCCGAGATCGAGAACAACACGATCGAGGTGCATGTCAGCCGGCTGCGCAAGAAGCTCGGTCGCGATTTCGTCACCACCGTGCGCGGTGTCGGCTATCGGCTGGGGCAGGCGTGA
- a CDS encoding PepSY domain-containing protein, protein MNRKLLTNVLFAGLVATVLGAGSAAAADLCSVPEAEWQPKEALEKKLEAEGWKIKKVKIDEGCYEVYGTDASGARMESYFDPKTLTVVKSK, encoded by the coding sequence ATGAACCGCAAGCTTCTCACCAATGTTCTCTTCGCCGGCCTGGTCGCCACGGTCCTTGGCGCCGGCTCGGCCGCCGCGGCCGATCTGTGCAGCGTGCCCGAGGCCGAATGGCAGCCGAAGGAAGCGCTCGAGAAGAAGCTCGAGGCCGAAGGCTGGAAGATCAAGAAAGTGAAGATCGACGAAGGCTGCTACGAAGTCTATGGCACCGATGCCAGCGGCGCGCGGATGGAAAGCTACTTCGATCCGAAGACCCTCACCGTCGTCAAGTCGAAGTAA
- a CDS encoding cytochrome b/b6 domain-containing protein: MAATVRATTVRVWDPMVRIFHWCLVASFAIAWLSADEWDDLHIWAGYAAAALIAFRLAWGVMGTRYARFAQFVRSPGTVAAYLRDILTGRERRYLGHNPAGGLMILALIGCMAALCLTGWLYTTDAFWGVEWVEETHEALANALLGLVGLHVAGVIIAGFRHRENLVRAMVTGRKRAPEPQDVVA, encoded by the coding sequence ATGGCGGCGACGGTCAGGGCCACGACGGTCAGGGTTTGGGATCCCATGGTACGGATCTTCCATTGGTGTCTGGTAGCCAGCTTTGCGATTGCCTGGCTCAGCGCCGATGAATGGGACGATCTCCACATATGGGCCGGATACGCGGCAGCAGCGCTGATCGCCTTCCGGCTCGCCTGGGGAGTGATGGGCACGCGTTACGCCCGTTTTGCCCAGTTCGTTCGGTCGCCCGGCACCGTCGCCGCCTATCTGCGCGATATCCTCACCGGACGGGAGCGCCGCTATCTCGGCCACAACCCGGCCGGCGGCCTGATGATCCTGGCGCTCATCGGCTGCATGGCGGCCCTCTGCCTCACGGGCTGGCTCTACACCACCGATGCCTTCTGGGGTGTCGAATGGGTCGAGGAAACCCATGAGGCCCTGGCCAATGCCCTCCTCGGCCTGGTCGGGCTCCACGTGGCCGGCGTCATCATCGCCGGCTTCCGCCACCGGGAAAATCTGGTGCGGGCCATGGTCACGGGTCGCAAGCGCGCTCCTGAGCCGCAGGACGTCGTCGCCTGA